From Aegilops tauschii subsp. strangulata cultivar AL8/78 chromosome 5, Aet v6.0, whole genome shotgun sequence:
TTGGTGCTTGCtgtatgtatgtgtgtgtgtCAAAGATTTGCGCACCGCCGCCTGTTTCTGTGCAGCAGCCAGCGTGTTTCCCCTAGCTTTCCTCTGCCGTCGCTAGGGTTACCGTCCTCCGCGCGTGCGTTACCAAGTAAATGGTGCTGCGTCAAGGTCTGGCGTGTCGGGTAGTTACCACGCGCAATCTCGCTGTAATATGTGGCTGGTCGGTGGCCGCGCCGGCGTGGCAGTGGCAGCAAGGTCGGCCATGGATCTTGCCCAAGGTTTGAGACTACGaatggagattttttttcttGTGGGGCGGCCAGATATGCTTGGTTACCGCGGTTACCTAGTATTACCAGGAAAATTTCGGATGAAATTTAAAATCGAATTGAATTTAATTTTTTACCTAGACATAGGTACATATTGAACATGAATTTAACCAAAATAATCTGCAATCCTACATGGGATATGTTATCTGGGGAATGTCAGCTGGGAAGGGGGTGACAAGCGAACTTTTTTGTGTGGCAAGTTTACGTGGTGGGAGATGGCAAATCCTGCCTTTTTTGCCCTTCTTCCCATAAGTTGTCATTTGTTTCAGAAGAAATTGCCGTCCTCCCAGCGAATGTTTGCTAGCTATTGGGTTCCTTTCTACATAcgatagtactccctccgtccggaaatacttatcagagaaatggatgtatctagacgtattttagttctagatacatccatttgtaTCCATTTCACCAACAAGTATTTCCAGACGCACGAAGTACTTGATTATATACTAAGCATTTCTATAAATTAAGAAAGCAGTATTTTTTGCACGGTACATGTATTTCTTGTGTTtgtatgggggggggggggggggggaggtcgAAAAACACAGTTACTGGGTGGTCACCGAATTTATCGCCTGGTAACAAAAATCCTGATCTTGCTCCATGTCCCTACCCCATTTCAGTTCATTATATTACTAGTGCTAGCTCTTTTCATCCCTTGACAAGTATTTTCCAAATTACCATCTCATTCAGGTGGAGGAATGCTTCAAGAAGACTTACTTCAGAACTACACGACGAGCTAGTTGGCTCTTCCCATCCAGTATCAGCATGCCCAATGGCTCCATCAAGGAGAAGACGACTGCAGATATGGTCGATGGGGCCATCAACATGCCTGCGAAAACGATGGAGGGGAATAAGAATGAGAGCAAGTCAAAGACGAACAAGGGGATCAAAGTGAAGAAGGGAGTGCGGACATGCAAGAAGAGGGATGGCAAGAAGCCACAAAAGAAGAGGCCCGTCGTTGACATGGGTGAGGCGTTCTACTACTACGACGGGTTTGGCCCCTCACGCAGCTCCAAGAGGCATTGCAGATCAAGCGGTGGTAATAGTGTGCTGGAAGAACCTCCACTACCCATTGAACAACAGAAAGATGAGGCATGCACCCAAACACAATTTGATTTTAGTGCAAGCCAAGCTAATGTCACTGACCATCAGGCTCTGCCGACATCAACACAGGTCGAGAAGCCTAGGCTCAATGGGAGCAATGCCAACATTGTTAGCTGCGATGAGGAGAGCAGCAACAACGACGCACTTGGTTGCAATGGCAAACAACTGCACAACATTATGATGATGAAGAGCCCGTTCAAGAAGAGGTGGAGGAAGCCTATTAAAGCCCGATCGCTCAAGTCGCTGATGTAATTCCGTGGTTCAAGAGAAGCTTGGTATTACCAAGCTTGGCTCGATCGGCTTTATCTAGTAAGCTCAGCATAGCGTGCTCCAGTTTTGGAGCTGAGTTACCAATCAATATACAAATTGTACTGTATTTTTTCGTCCATTGTGTTTTAACTGTGATGCGGTGTTGAAATTTCTGATAATGAATTTTCTGTTATTAATGTGGTGAGGGAATTGGAGAAATCTAAAGCAAATTTAGCTGATAAGTGTGATAATTTTAGAGGCAACAAGATAACGTGTTTACGATTACTAATGAAGCTAGAGATAGATCACCTCTTAATACTGTCTGGATGAATAAAAATAGAAGATGATAATTTTACTAATGGGAAACCAAcaaaacaaagatagaaataAGACTGAATATGGTTATTTGAAACATATACTACTAGAAGTAAAGATAAGTGTGAGTAATGTTGCAGGTGCTAACCTGTGGCCCAGGGTAGACCTCGCAAAAAAAACTCACTTGGTTTTAGAGGGGGTGGGGAAGAAAGAAATATCAACATGTTTACTTGACTAAATCCATGAGCATCACTTGGTTTTCCTAGATTATATGAAACtatgaaaaaaaatgttttttctTAAAATTCACGAGAAAGGTTGACCCTGGTGACCTATTTTGTTGGAACTGGATTCCGTCCGCTGGAAATTCTGGTGGCATACACTGTGGGGTCAGCCAGGAAACTTTTAATGTGGTTTCCTGTAAATCTGGAAGTATGTGTTGCAACTTATCATGTTTGATAAGAAACTTAGAAATACATTTAGGATTATAGTGGTTAATGGCTTTGCCCATGAGGAAAATaaacttgagtttttaaccgAGCTTGCTGCTTTTTGTAATGATATGGATTTTCCTTATATTGTTGGGGAGTTTTTAATATCCTTAGGCATGTGGGTGAGAGGAATAAGAAAACCAAGCTGGCTCACTCCTGAGATGTTTTTAACTATTTAATTTATATGTTATGCCTTAGAGAGACTGATTTGAATGGTGGGATGCATATTGGGTCGGATAATCATAAAAATCCTACAATTGAGAAATTGTATAGAATTTTAATGTCTTGCTTCTGGGAAGATGTTTTTCCTCGTACTTCTGTAACTAAGGAAGCTTGCTAGAGAAATTTCTGATATTTTGCAACAAAAGAGACATTTTTATCATTGCCCCCCCCCCGGTGCTTAATATTGATGATAGCAAGCCTGTGCTCATTCCCTCATTAGAGGAGTTCATATTTGACCTTAACTGGCTCAAAAGCAAACCATTTCTCCCCCTGGTTGCCAAATTTTGGTGGCAACCTGTAAAATACTATTATCATATTGATATTGTTAATATCAAGATAAAGAGGTTTAATAAAGGTTGGGGCTCTAATTCCCTTGGGATGCCTATAAAAAGGAATAATTATCTAAAAGAGGAACTGGTAATGTGGAATAATTAGAGGAGACTTCCCTGCTGAGCTATACTCTAGTGAAGTTGATATATGTGTGGAATTATAGAATTCTTTAGTTGAGGAAAGAGATAACTTGGTTATAGAAATCCCATGATAATTGGTTACTTAAAGGGGATTGAAACACTAACTATTTTCATAGGATTTTGAATGGTAGAAGGAGGAGGAATGCTATTTTTTCTTAGGACGGGGAGGTGAACATTGAGGGAACTGAAGATCTTATTAAACATGCTGCAAATTTTTTACAAAGTTTTATTTGGCCCTCCTCCTTGAAACTTATGCAACTTATTTTCTTATATTTGGAAAGCTAGGAGAAACTCCCTGAATTAAAGAATTTTAATCTCACCAGACCTTTCTCTGAAACTGAAGTGAAACATGCCTTATTTTCTATGAACCTAACCTTGCACCTAGGCCATATAGTATTACCACTGAATTTTCTTCCATGTTGTTTGGAGGTGATTAATGCTGACATGATGAGGATTTTTACTTGCTTCGATGAGGGGTCCTTGATGTACAATGCTTGAACTACAGGGTTATCACTTTGCTCCCTAAGGTATCTGATGCTTATCAGACACAACAGTATAGAGTGTAGACTAATTTACCTGTTAAGATGCATTTACAAGATTATTACAGAAGTCTTAGCTATCCTCCTGGAACCTTTTGTTGACACTCTATTTAGTATATACCATAATGCCTTTACTGTCGTGATATTATGGAATGGGATTATGACCTTGCATGAACTCTTGTGTCATTCTTATGTTAAAAATAAACCTAGTATAACACTCTAACTTGATTTCGAGAAGGCATACAATAAAGTCAATTGGGAATTTTTTTAGACTGTCATGCCATGGGAGGTTTTGATAAAATGGGTTGATTGGATTAGGAAATTGTTGGGGGAATTGTTAGTGTTAAATTGAAAGATTCTACTGGTCCTTACTTACAAAGCTCTAAGGGGGTGCTCTAGGATGACCCTTAtctcctttcctttttgaacatTGGTGTTGATTGTTTAACAAAAAAGTTACTCAAGCTCAAGAAAATGGACTATGAAAGGGCTTGCTAGCGACTTGATTCCTAATGGTGCATCTATTTTACAATATGGTTATGATACTATTCCGTGTTTTGAGGACAATCCTGAATATGACTTAAATCTTAAGTTGTTGCTTTACCTTTCTGAGGCTATGCCCGGTTTGAAAAATCAATTTCCTCTAAGTTGAGGTGTTAGTTGTGTGTGGAACTGATCCACTATTCATCGGTATGTTGAGATGTTTAATTGTCAAATTGGATGCTTCCCTATCAAACTACTAGACATGCCTGTTACCTATGGTGACCTTAAGGGATCTGAGTGGAACTTTTTGGATGTCAAAATTATTGAGAAATATGAGGCCTGGCTGAAAACATGTTGTCCATGGGGGACTTACAATCAAGCTTAATGTCCTTTTATCTCATATCCCATCTTTTTATATGTCTATGGTTCCCATTGAACAAAATGAGAGGTAGGATAATGCCAATGGAAAATTCTTTTGTCATAGAAATTATAAAATAAGAGGCTACTATATGGTGAAATAGAGCACGATGTGCCATCCTAAATGTAAAGGGGGGCTGGGTGTTATTAAAGACTTGAGGAAACATAATATAGTCTTTTGGTTAAATTGTGGTGGAAGTTAGATCAGAGAAGTGGTATTTTACATGATGTGGTTAAGGCCAAATATACTACAAATGCAACTATGGCATCTGTAAGGTGAGAATGAGTGATTCCCCCTGCTGAAATCATTATGAAACTGGAGATTTATATTAGGCTGGCAGAGGAGTGGTGTTAATAAAGGAAATATTGCTAGATTAAGGAAATATGTTATCATTGGTAACATTCCCTTGTGTGATAAATTTCCTATGCTCTATGAAATATGTGTGGATCAAGACTGGATTCTTGATAAACATATTCCCTTAATCATGTCTCCTCATATAGAAGAAGATTATTTCCTGCTTTAATTGGCGAGTGGAATAAGGTGAAGGATGAGGTAATGACAGTGCCCATGGTCAGGAAAATAGAACCATCAACAATACATGAGCTAGTCCTCTATCTGTTTAGTGTTTATCTTCCCGCACATCTAATTATTAGGTTTTCATTCGAATCATCATATTCAGGACCTAATGCAATTCTAGTATAGAAACAAAAAATAATCCTCAACATGGAAATGGAATAATAAAAACTttagtattgcctctagggcatatttacaaCACCATGCATATGCCATCAAATTAATTTTCATTTGTGAATGCGGATAGATGATAAACTCACGGTTCATGGCATTTGCATAACTTGTGATGATATTGACACGCTTCCTTTGCATTATTCGAGGAATTATTTGCATATGTCCTGCCATGACCACCTTAACATTGAAAGCTAGACTACAAAGGAAGATTTTAGGCTGGTTGTAacggggagtatcatatactagtatcatatgatgatactagtgtatgatactacctccCTAACGCATAGTATCATATACTatatcatgtagtactttatttattgccgtGCATGACTcatagtagcatagcatttattatgatatggtatcatgatatgatacacaactttctctttcttcatttaattttatgacacctcatcaaaattgcctagttgacatgcatgatactacctatgatactcccattacgaCCAGCCTTACAAACCGGCAATATGTTTATCTAAACAGCAATCCTTCTCGTCAACCCAGAAAAAGGCTCGACCCCATTCAAAATTGATGTCCGGCAGCGTTTCCTCCCCGTCGGGTCCTTTGGGACCAACCTCCGCCATCTCACGATTCTCAAAGTTGGGAAATGTGTTTAAAGCATGGCTCATGCGTGCCGAGCACCTTCTCAGCATGCTAAGGTCTTCCACACGGCATTCCGCTTGTGATCTTCTTAGAGACGTTGGGCAAGGGTGAGTTGGTCCTCGAGTAGTTTTTCCGTAGGCCATAAAGTTCGGAAAACACCCTCCATGTGTTGGAATTTTGCATATTTTAGGCCAGCCCAATAGCAATTTTAAAAATTTCTAATAAATCCTAGTGGCCCACGCAGCTCATTCGTGCAAGtcaagaggtggaactaaagtttagtcccatattgctagtttagagggagttggacctctttataagggaggttctttccccacatgtatgaggatgagaacaagagggacatccacgcgcgctcctcctccgcggcgcggcgcggcgcggcgcgggaatgagccgagccgatgtctaaatttttgccacgcacgaaAGGTACGCGACTACAGACTTCTTCGTCACGGACGCCCCGGACTCCCACGACTACTTCCCGTACgtgttcttcctctttctttAGAGGCCCTGCTAGAGTTCCTTGTTCTAGTGTTTGCCATAGATATGTTAGGCTCTACTGTCTGCTCTAGATATGTTTAGTTATAGTTCATATATGAAGATGCTTTTTACCTTCTCTTTGTCAAATCGCATGATTTGTTTTATCACTATTATACTAGtcgtgctttatctagtatttctgttaataaaatcattcggtaaattgctcatatttccaacaatccaaaaaccttactATAGGCAATTTACACGAAGTGGTTTCgctgcttccatgagacctcctatgtttcagggtatccactataagaggtggcgcgtgagagcagtcttatggtttcaaaccatgagttgctatgatGCCACCCTTGGCAAACCTGAAGGGGAGTATGATGCCCAACAGGaacaagcttttcagaaaatgaaaactctgtttaaggctgctctcttgagtgttcttggtgagaacatagtcgatgcttatgcgtcaattgaCAATGAAAAAGATATGTGGGAcgcactcgaggccaagtttggggtctcggatgctggcactgagctgtacatcatggagcaattctatgattacaggatgactgaagagcgccccgtggttgagcaagctcatgagatacagtcatttgctagagagcacttcagttgtatgctaccggacaagtttgttgccggaggtatcatcactaagcttcctccttcgtggaggaactttgctaccttactgaagcataagaggcaggagttttccattccggatctcattggtactcttgatgtggaagaaaaggcgagagcaaaggacataCGTGCTCaaggtattgagggaggatctcgtgccaatctggtacagaagaagaacttccagccccacaagttcaagaacaagggcaagtttgatggtaaagcaaagtttgatgggaagaataAGGATGTGCAGCACACGAACTTTAAGAAGAAGAATGAAAAGAAGAAAGGAGTTTGTCATGTGTGTGgagatcctgatcattgggctcctagttgccctaatcgctatgacaagcgtcatcctgggaaaggcggcaagaccgctaatgttatcattggagacactgacatgaaggatgttgggtatggtatatttctcactattctttcagtatgtcattctcctgattggttgattgacacgggtgctaatgtgcatgtatgtggtgatatttccatgttttcgtcttatcagaccgcagggacttccaccgtgctgatgggcaacggttcaagtgcttctggtcatggtgttggcacggtcgatcggAAGTTTACTTTGGGAaagatcgtgcggctgaagaacgtgcattatgtcccctccgtcaataaaaatcttgttagcggatctcttttgtgtagagatggctacaagcttgtcttttagtcgaataaatttgtaatatccaagtatggaacctttgttggtaaaggctatgagtcaggaggcctgtttcgtttatccttatcagatgtttgcaataaagttgttaatcatatttgcaacaatagtgaatcaaatgtgtggcattcacgtccttgtcatgttaactttggttgcatgtcgcgactagtgaagttgaacttaatccctagtttcaccactgtcaagggatctaagtgtcaagtgtgtgtgcaagctaagcaacctcgtaagtctcatGTGACTACGGAAtcgagaaatcttgcaccactagagctcatacattcagatctatgtgaaatgaatggtgttttgacaaaaggtggaaagaaatattttatgaagttaattgatgactccactagatactgccatgtgtatcttctgaaatctaaggatggGGCTTTGTACtatttcaagatctataaagctgaagcggaaaaccaacttgatcgaaagatcaagaggcttaggtccgcTCCTGGTGGAGAGTATTTCTCAAATGAATTTGATtccttttgtgcggaacatggtataatccatgagaggacgcctccctattcacctcagtcaaatggggtggccgaaagaaagaaccgtactctaactgatttggttaacgccatgttagacacatcgggtctctccaaggcatggtgggggaggcgatattgactgcatgtcatgtcctaaaccgagttcccacaaagaacaaagagataactccattcgaggaatgggagaagaaaaggttgaagctctcttatctacgaacatggggttgtttggcgaaagtcaatgtgccaattccaaagaagcggaAGCTTGGACCAAAAATTGTGGATTGTGTTTTtctgggatatgcttttcatagcattggttatagattcttggttgtaaaatctgaggtacctgacatgcataTCGGTACGaccatggagtcgaatgatgcgactttcttcgaagatatctttcccatgaaggatatggctacctcatctaatcaggagatgcctagttcatcgaatcaggaaccAGTTACAATTATTGAACCTGTcatttcgatggaacactttgaaaatCCTGTGGATaagaacaatgaagttcctactaggagcaaaagacagaggactgcaaagtcctttggtgattaTGTTCTTGTatatctcatagatgacactccaagttctatttcagaggcctatgcatctgaagatgctgactactggaaggaagcggtccatagtgagatggattccatcttggcaaATGAAATTTGGGAAATCACTGATCGTCCGTATAGGTGCAAACCTAGAGGgtgcaaatgggtattcaagaagaaaCTTAGGCCAGATGGTACTATTGAGAAATACAAGGCACGTCTCGTGGCCAAGGGTcatacccaaaaggaaggtgaagacttctttgatacttactcacctgtggctcgactgaccactattcgagtaCTACTTTCTCTAGcagcctcacatggtcttctcgttcatcaaatggatgtgaagattgctttcctaaatggagagttggatgaggaaatttacatggaacaaccagatgggtttgtagtagatggtcaggaaggaaaagtctgcaagttgctgaagtctttgtatggacttaagcaagcacccaagcagtggcatgagaagtttgaaagaactttaatagccgcaggctttgttgtaaacaaagctgataaatgtgtgtactatcgccatggtgggggcgagggagttatccCTTGCTTGTATGTCGATGACATtctgattttcggaacaaatctgaatgttattaaggaggttaaggatttcttatctcattgttttgagatgaaggatttaggagtggctgatgtcattatgaacatcaagttgttgagagacgatgatggtgggattacattgcttcaatctcactatgtggaaaagatcttgagtcgctttggctatggtgactgcaagccctctccaacaccatatgatgcgagtgtgttgcttcaaaagaattgaagaattgctagagatcaattgaaatattctcagattattggctcgcttatgtgcttagccagtgctacaagacctgacatctGTTTTGCTATTAGCAATCTgagtcggtttgtctcaaaaccaggagatgtgcattggaaagctctagagagagttttacgttatttgaaaggcactgcgaattatggaattctctacactgggcacccaaaggtgcttgaagggtacAGTGACTCAAACTAGATatcagatgctgatgagataaaggccacgagtggatatgtattcactcatggaggtggcactgtttcttggaagtcttgcaagcagaccatcttaacgaggtcaacaatggaagcagaactcacagcactagatacagctacggtcgaagcagattggcttcgtCGGCTCCTGAATGACTTGCCGCttgttgagaaacctgtaccgAGTATCCTTATGAACTACGATAATCAAACTGTGGTCACaaaagtgagcagctcaaaggataacatgaagtcatcaagacacgttcagagaCGGTTAAAGTGTGTCAGAaaaatgagaaactccggagttattgcattggattatatccaaacgtctaaaaatctggcagatcctttcactaagggtctatcacgtaatgtgatagataatgcatcgagggagatgggtatgagacccacaatatgatttgttcacagtggtaacctagtctatgtgatcggagatcccgtgaattagatgtggaagacaagatgttggtcaactgagaggagagtatccttattgctaacaataccactccatgaagatgcagTACTCTCCTAAATCTGCAAtgcaggttgatgtatatcttaatgtgttctaagtggctcattgaagcagagatgttgtcctgcagaacatcttttgaagaacgcacctatatgagtctgattgttaaacgtcgcaatctatgagagtagggttctctctaCTAAGCACATGAAAGGTCTCagagtatgacgcataagctccacccgcggggaagacccacggtagccacgtatcggtctaggctttatgtgaagctagatttgcagaaaacttgcagttcaaggcccagtccactgttcaagttgcttactagtgtagcatagagttctaggtggaagttcaacttaacagtctccactgcagtactggtatataaaacagtgttttggaaccaaaggcaaattttgtgtgcctctgggacttggtgggggattgctggaattttgtctattttaGGCCAGCCTAATAGcaatttcagaaattcctaataaatcctaaaggcccacacagcccattcgtgcaaggcaagaggtggaactaaagtaattagtcccacattgctagttaagagggagttggacctcattataagggaggttctttccccacatgtatgaggatgagaacaggagggacatccacgcgcgctcctcctccgccgcccgcctcgccacgccacgcctcgcctCACCTCGCCTCATCATGATGCACGCAACTCTTCGCTTGCTACCTGTTCGTTTCGTCTCCCTCGTTCCCTTCAGCTCCCGACGCAGCCTCTCGCCTCCTTTCTCTTGCCACAAGTTCCTAAGCACTGCGCTGCTGCTACGTtcttccccatcccggcttgcggcgtgcaccgcaggtcgggacagtaggcctccgaaaccgcacatctttgagtcctgtacgggagaagggtgataaggtttttggggagcgcttcGCGCGACTACTGACATCTTCGTCACGGACGCCCCGGACTCCCACGACTACTTCCGCGATgatgacttcttccccgacctcgacaacctcctcgacgacatggctggcgaggacaccgaccccaagtccagCGCTTCTGCTActgctgtcccgtacgtgttcttcctctttctttAGAGGCCCTGCTAGAGTTCCTTGTTCTAGTGTTTGCCCTAGATATGTTAGGCTCTATTTCATATATGCAACTTGATATACTGTCTGCTCTAGATATGTTTAGTTATAGTTCATATATGAAGATGCTTTTTACCTTCTCTTTTTTAAATCGAATGACTTGTTTTATCACTGTTATACTAGtcgtgctttatctagtatttctgttaataaaatcattcggtaaattgctcatatttccaacaatccaaaaaccttactATAGGCAATTTATACcaagtggttttgctgcttccatgagacctcctatgtttgagggtatccactataagaggtggcgcgtgagagcagtcttatggttgcaaaccatgagttgctatgacgccactcttggcaaacctgaaggGGAGTATGATGCCCAACAGGaacaagcttttcagaaaatggatactctgtttaaggctgctctcttgagtgttcttggtgagaacatagtcgatgcttatgcgtcaattgacaatggaaaagatatgtgggacgcactcgagtccaagtttggggtctcggatgctggcactgagctgtacatcatggagcaattctatgattacaggatgactgaagagcgctccgtggttgagcaagctcatgagatacagtcatttgctagagaacttgagcacttcagttgtatgctaccggacaagtttgttgccggaggtatcatcactaagcttcctccttcgtggaggaTCTTTGCTAGCTTACTGAACCATAAGAGGCAGGAGTTTTCCGTTccggatctcattggtactcttgatgtggaagaaaaggcgagagcaaaggacataCGTGCTCAAGGTATTGAGGGAGGATTTGGTgtcaatctggtacagaagaagaacttccagccccacaagttcaagaacaagggcaagttagatggtaaagcaaagtttgatgggaagaacaaggctgtgcagcacacgaacttcaagaagaagaatgacaagaagaaaggagTTTGTCATGTGTGTGGAGATCCtaatcattgggctcctagttgccctaatcgctatgacaagcgtcatcctgggaaaggcagcaagaccgctaatgttatcattggagacactgatatgaaggatgctgggtatgatatatttcccactattctttcagtatgtcattctcctgattggttgattgacacgggtgctaatgtgcatgtatgcggtgaCATT
This genomic window contains:
- the LOC109744811 gene encoding uncharacterized protein isoform X1 — encoded protein: MRIRRSASRLLGGAAAAFAPAPAPSDPPRFELFPPPPSPPATDQAHESSAGLVAPEAASCGQPCCELSRSPWELMAELDLSDPEVEECFKKTYFRTTRRASWLFPSSISMPNGSIKEKTTADMVDGAINMPAKTMEGNKNESKSKTNKGIKVKKGVRTCKKRDGKKPQKKRPVVDMGEAFYYYDGFGPSRSSKRHCRSSGGNSVLEEPPLPIEQQKDEACTQTQFDFSASQANVTDHQALPTSTQVEKPRLNGSNANIVSCDEESSNNDALGCNGKQLHNIMMMKSPFKKRWRKPIKARSLKSLM
- the LOC109744811 gene encoding uncharacterized protein isoform X2; its protein translation is MRIRRSASRLLGGAAAAFAPAPAPSDPPRFELFPPPPSPPATDQAHESSAGLVAPEAASCGQPCCELSRSPWELMAELDLSDPEVEECFKKTYFRTTRRASWLFPSSISMPNGSIKEKTTADMVDGAINMPAKTMEGNKNESKSKTNKGIKVKKGVRTCKKRDGKKPQKKRPVVDMGEAFYYYDGFGPSRSSKRHCRSSGGNSVLEEPPLPIEQQKDEVEKPRLNGSNANIVSCDEESSNNDALGCNGKQLHNIMMMKSPFKKRWRKPIKARSLKSLM